In a single window of the Elaeis guineensis isolate ETL-2024a chromosome 8, EG11, whole genome shotgun sequence genome:
- the LOC140851082 gene encoding uncharacterized protein, whose product MKSYKHWVYHGETIEENLEECNANSRDNLDEEENTDYDDLIGMVHDACAFINTDVERDDVNEGYEPQEPNPEAAAFYRLLKDTDKNLYPGCDKELLQVAKDGCAKGAFKSYELNAQEFTQAQAYVLRNCEEVWPYIEEHKKELEEASSRNVLARHHKEFSDWFYERVSKLKAKGKASEDLLSLAIGPFKIVHRYGTYIVNRFRFHARDRAIGRKSQNSGVLVKGDDTSADKEYYGVLEDIFELLYVGNKKVVLFKCHWWDVGRLGRGYRVDNYGYISINIHGSLNTSEPFVLASQAQQVFYVEDLVDSNWLVVVKTYPHDAYDMPSVDNDVDDDDDDDSLIEDNVYQQEEQEQNF is encoded by the exons ATGAAAAGTTATAAACATTGGGTTTATCATGGTGAGACAATTGAGGAAAATTTAGAGGAATGCAATGCTAATAGTAGAGACAATTTAGATGAGGAAGAAAATACAGATTATGATGACTTAATTGGAATGGTTCATGATGCATgtgctttcataaatactgatgtTGAAAGAGATGATGTGAATGAAGGATATGAACCCCAAGAACCAAATCCGGAAGCAGCAGCCTTTTACAGGTTGCTTAAAGATACCGATAAAAATTTGTATCCTGGATGTGACAAGGAGCTTTTACAGGTTGCCAAAGATGGCTGTGCAAAAGGAGCTTTTAAGTCTTATGAGCTTAATGCTCAGGAGTTTACACAAGCTCAAGCATATGTTCTTCGAAACTGTGAGGAAGTTTGGCCATATATTGA GGAGCATAAAAAAGAATTGGAAGAGGCGAGCTCAAGAAATGTCCTGGCTAGACATCACAAGGAATTTTCAGATTGGTTTTATGAACGT GTTTCAAAGCTTAAAGCTAAAGGCAAAGCAAGTGAAGATCTTCTAAGCTTGGCTATTGGACCGTTCAAAATAGTTCATAGATATGGAACTTACATTGTCAATAGATTCAGATTTCATGCAAGAGATCGTGCAATTGGGCGAAAAAGTCAGAATAGTGGAGTGCTTGTAAAAGGAGATGATACATCTGCTGATAAAGAATACTATGGAGTGTTGGAAGATATTTTTGAATTGTTGTATGTGGGAAATAAAAAAGTAGTTCTTTTCAAATGTCACTGGTGGGATGTTGGCCGATTGGGACGAGGATATAGGGTTGACAACTATGGATATATAAGCATAAATATCCATGGATCTTTGAACACCAGTGAGCCTTTTGTGTTGGCTTCTCAAGCTCAACAAGTGTTCTATGTAGAAGATTTAGTTGATAGCAATTGGCTTGTTGTGGTAAAAACTTATCCACATGATGCTTATGATATGCCATCTGTAGATAATGAtgtagatgatgatgatgatgatgatagtttGATCGAAGATAATGTCTACCAACAAGAGGAACAAgaacaaaatttttaa